The following DNA comes from Kluyveromyces lactis strain NRRL Y-1140 chromosome E complete sequence.
CCAAGGGTCATCAGGGACATTGTGTTTACCTTCTGATAAGCCTCCCCTCCATGTCACACTGTTTACGTTATCCTAGCAATTCAAAGGAAGATTCTTGATAATACCTAATCTAAATGCGTACATGTGTTTGAATAATTAGATAATTATTCCACGTCTCTACGGAGTTTTCTGGTGTCCCTTTGTTTTTCCAGGAGGAAATTCTAAAAAAGAAACGTACTACGTTTCTTTTCGGAGTGAGTCAAATCTTCCCGGAACGCGTCTTTTTCTATCATTTTATACGCGAAAATGcttgttgaaagagaatGGATGCCTTCTTTTAGGGTATTGTCTTACTATTTTGGTAccttttcttgaaaaggatCAGCGCCTCTAAATTATCCTTCTTCGCAATTACTATTCCAGATCCGGTCACGTGGATTAATACTATTTGGTTTAAGTTTTCTTGGGTTTGAAGATTATCCGGTACGTacattattatatttttaTACTGCCAGTTGAGTGAGAGGTAGGGCAGGTGGATATCGCCATTCATTCGATAGATTCCCACGCATGTAACGATTCGCGCAACGGTAGTCTGCATAAGGTTGTTGCAGATTGCCATGATTGGAAGTTTCTGTCTAATTTGGTCTGTTTGAAAAGGATCTTAGGCCTCACTGTGGTTAGATCGTTTAGGGAGACTGAAACGTCATTCAATATTCTTTGCTCTAAACCCTGAATGTTCGAGGTACTTCCTGTCACTAGAATGTTCGTAAGCAGTAGACTTTGTAGTTGTTCAGAAGTGTAGCTGTGCGTTGGGATGTTCGTATCCTCGTTGTTGTTGCTTTGGTTGCCCGAGGAAGCATTACCCGTCGTAGTGGAGGACCCTGTAGTGTTACTGCCTGCGGTGGACATTGCATTGACACCATTTAATAAACTTTGGATGCATGCTCTGATCAATCCAATGACCCCAATTAATTTCTCCGGATGTGGCTTTTTCTCTATGTCATTGACATCTGCCATTTCTACATCTCCGTTTGCATTGTTACTTACGTGTATCACTGGCTTGAACAAGAGTTCTCCAATGGTGTATAGCTGTTTGTTAGTGAAGGTGAGAGTTTTCTTATCGAGTAGGAAATTTTTGGTCAAGTCCATTGGTGACACCATATGTTGGTAATGAGGAGCCACGTCATAATTAGCATCCAATTCAATCGGAGAAACTTGCAGCATGCTATTCTTGAAGTTGGGTAGCCATTCAGTGGCATCCCTCCAGATTTTCGTTGATTTGCCCGAATCCTGCTTCAAATATTGATCGCAGATCTGCCAGTTTAAGAATGCACCACCGATCTTGTTCTCCTTGCGGTattgtttgaaaagaacacCATCAATGACAACGTCCACTTTCACTCCACTGTGGCCAATGTCCACCACAATTCCACTCGATCTTCCCTGACTCAACGTGTTGCAGACAGCctcattcaaaagttgGACCATTGGAAAACCGTACCCCAACAGTTGTTCCATAAATCTCTTACGACGCGCACTGTTTAAGTCGGAAGGTAAGACAACACATACTGGATAGTCTTCGAACTGTATGCCTAggctttgaaagatgtaCTGCCATTGAGCATCCATCATATCCCAATCATTTGGAAGTCCGTTCTTATCGTACAATTGGTATATTTCAGCGCTCTCATCGTCGCAATGCTCTATCATTTCCCATTTACCGAAAACTTTAACATCCGATCCATCTCTTTTATAGGCCAAATATTGAGATGGTACAATTAACTGCGGCAAATCTTGGTTGCTGAACCCACAAATAACCCTAGTCTGCGAGATCTGTATCACCACACTCTTCATGGTCGGCATCTTGAACTTGCAATAGATATAACGTAATCACTCTATATGCACCAGAACAAAGAGaagatcttcaattttcaaaagcAGATAAGGattaacttcttcaacagctACCTGTTTTTGCCGATTATAACTGCTATCAATGGAAAATTATGGCTCTTAAACGGGATACTAGAGTTGATAACACTGTTTATGTTGATGTTTACATGTTGGCTTTTTTTTCGTCGGTTCTTCgaatttcaaattccaaacTGAGTTCCAGTACTGTTACCCGGACTCGTCGCCAATGTTAatattgtttgaaagaacGCACTACTTCAACATCCAATTTGCATATATAATAACAAGAAAGGATGAAACAGACGATCCGCTATCGAACGGATTTGAATCTGGTTTTGATTGTGTTCTACTCTATCGGTAAAGTGATTTAACATAACCTAACACTCATCTCACACAACTATGGAcgaacaaaagaaagaatacgagaaactaaagaagaagcttcGAGATGCTTTAGTACAGAAGAAACAACTCGAAGCCAAGTGGAATAGTTTAGAGCAAGAGGTATACGATAAAGAAACAGAGTATCTATCACAGAAACCATCTTCCAGAATGGGGAACATTCTGCTCGGGTTTCAGGGTTTCAACAAGAGCAGTTCTGCGCAGCAGATATTGTCTGACCACTCACATTCGTCAAATGCCCAGCCATTGGACGATAATGATCGCATTTTTTCATTAAGTTCGTACCTTTTTGCAAAACAATTGGCTGCTTCCAatcatcaagaacaaacGAAGTCCAATGATTGAACAGGAAGCTTATCTGTTTGCCCTCTTCACTGAGACATATCCAGGTCCAGGACACCGGACACAAGAGACAAGAGACAAGAGACAAGAGAAACTAAGGGAGGGGGAAGAAAAACGGTATTATTTTACCCCGCATCTATTTCTCTTGAAGCACTCTTTAAATGCTCGTGATAATTAATCACTTTGTAACATTATGTATTCTCTCTTCCTAAAGTATTTTCAATTACTTACCCTTAATTTTTGAGAGGcctctttttcttttcatccGTCAGATCAACGATCATAGAATCAGTTTAATCAATAAAACTTGCGTCAAACTACTCGTAGAAGCAAAGGATTGAATCGTTTACAGATTTCCAGTCCAACCGAATTGTCCCAATGTCTTAGATGAGACTCAGGTGCTATGTAATGGTGTATGTATGTGTGGTTAGCATGAATTCTAACCTCCATTCTTGATTGTTAATTGGAGTATCACTCAGCCAATCAATTTTCAGAAACTGCCAAAACCTTGAAATTTTCagcttcaaagaattaGATATTATTATAACAAAAGATAGAGCAGCAATTACACATTCAAACAAACCAATGAGAACAAAGACAGAATCGTGAATTGCTGTCGATTAGGAGCGTTTGAAAAGGTACCCAATTGTTGATCGTTTAATCGGATTAGACATCAATTGAAGCAAATAACTGTTTTTGTCTCTCTTAGTGAGAAAAAGTAGcgaaaaaagaaaaaatatgtGGAGGCGTTCTATCTCGATTTTAAGGCCGTCACCAACAACAGTGATTCCATCCAATGTGTTGAGCGGATCACAATTAgaattgaaaccattgttTGATAACCATGCTGAAACCACTAGAGAGGATGGATCTAATGTTACTACTACACAATTCCAACTATTGGGGGACAACCCGACATTAGCCTCGATACAAGTTTCACCTTCGATCCCATTATATGTGAGGCACAACTCTATCGTATCGATACACGATTCCGATAGATTATCCAACGTTAATGTTTCTTATAATAAATGGTTCACGTTTTGGCCTACTCTTTCGTTAAGCAGATTTGATAAACTTGTGGGAACCAACACCTTCAACTGTTTGGTATCATCTCGTAAGTCTTCAGATACGCTATCTGTATTACAGTTAAACGGTACACAGGATTGGATAGTATTGAACCCAAAGAGCGTAGTATCTTTTGAAGGGAATTCTTCGCTCTCCATCCAATGGTTCCACAAATGGTTAAACTATTTCAGATGGATATCGAATAAGGTGACGGTTCTCAGGAGCTACGGGAAACTGTCGGGACGTGGTAACGTTTTGTTAAATGGGAATGGATCTGTCTATAAACTAGAGTTAaaatcagaagatgatCAAATTATATTACAAAAGAACAGAATTCTAGCCTTCAATGGTTTGAACAAATTAGATTTTAAGCAGGCTGTCACTTTTGAACAGACCTCAAAATCGCTTGAATCTGATTCACAACCAGAAACGATACACAATAACGAGGACAAAATTGCCTTCATGAAAACTGTTAACACAACCTTAGAGTTTTTGAAGACACGTTGGCACACGATGAGCAATACCGATTTCGTCAGGGTTAAGGGACCAAGAACAGTTCTCGTTCAGACCGATGCCAAATCGTCTGCTCAAACATGGCCCACATCTACACTATCTCTTAAACCAGCAAAAAATTATCTAAGCTTTGccaaaattgataatgGGTCTGTAAACTTCAAGAACACGACATCtcttttggaaaagaagTGATGCCTATGTCAGGCAGCTGATATAACGAAGTTCCGCTTTAATATAATATTCCATCACAAAATACCCGAATAAGAGTatatacaaaaaaaaagattacGTACAGTAACATCCAGAAAATCAGCCCTTGAATTAAGAAAAACGTCAATCCTACTACTCATATGAGTATACTATCCTTTTTTAGCGTGTTATGCAACTGACTCCATACCTATGTATTTCCCCGTTattgtcacgtgactctGTTTAATTCGAAAATTTTTCTGGCTCGATACCTCTCAACATGAAAATTGACTTTCGCAGGAAGCTTGAatattttatcatttttgaTGTTCGAATATACATGCTATATGAATAATGATTAAATGAGAAAGTATATGTACGAAGTTCTTAAAACTTGGTGTTTTTAGTTATTGATTTTGCATAATAAGAATcctttcttctcttcaatCCActtgtttttattttcttttgtattatacttttcctcttttctctttcgtATATACACGGTATATGATTCGAAGTCAACTACGGATCATTAGAAGCATAACGAGAACGATGTCTACTCCATCTGAAGCAGTGCCAAAATCCGGTGGTAAATTGCAGTTTACCTTGAAGACCCCTAAGGGTACCAAGGACTGGGCTGAAAAGGATATGGTTATCAGAGAGGCCATTTTTAGTCAATTGTCGTCTTTGTTCAAGAGACACGGTGGTATTACATTGGATACACCTGTCTTCGAACTACGTGAGATCCTAGCTGGTAAGTACGGTGAGGATTCCAAGTTAATTTATAACTTGGAAGATCAAGGTGGTGAACTATGTTCTTTGCGTTATGACTTGACCGTTCCATTTGCTAGATATGTTGCCATGAACAATGTTCAATCCATTAAGAGATACCACATTGCCAAGGT
Coding sequences within:
- the ARP7 gene encoding Arp7p (similar to uniprot|Q75BT7 Ashbya gossypii ACR184C ACR184Cp and weakly similar to uniprot|Q12406 Saccharomyces cerevisiae YPR034W ARP7 Actin-related protein involved in transcriptional regulation subunit of the chromatin remodeling Snf/Swi complex) — translated: MPTMKSVVIQISQTRVICGFSNQDLPQLIVPSQYLAYKRDGSDVKVFGKWEMIEHCDDESAEIYQLYDKNGLPNDWDMMDAQWQYIFQSLGIQFEDYPVCVVLPSDLNSARRKRFMEQLLGYGFPMVQLLNEAVCNTLSQGRSSGIVVDIGHSGVKVDVVIDGVLFKQYRKENKIGGAFLNWQICDQYLKQDSGKSTKIWRDATEWLPNFKNSMLQVSPIELDANYDVAPHYQHMVSPMDLTKNFLLDKKTLTFTNKQLYTIGELLFKPVIHVSNNANGDVEMADVNDIEKKPHPEKLIGVIGLIRACIQSLLNGVNAMSTAGSNTTGSSTTTGNASSGNQSNNNEDTNIPTHSYTSEQLQSLLLTNILVTGSTSNIQGLEQRILNDVSVSLNDLTTVRPKILFKQTKLDRNFQSWQSATTLCRLPLRESLHAWESIE
- the EAF6 gene encoding Eaf6p (some similarities with uniprot|P47128 Saccharomyces cerevisiae YJR082C EAF6 Esa1p-associated factor subunit of the NuA4 acetyltransferase complex); translation: MDEQKKEYEKLKKKLRDALVQKKQLEAKWNSLEQEVYDKETEYLSQKPSSRMGNILLGFQGFNKSSSAQQILSDHSHSSNAQPLDDNDRIFSLSSYLFAKQLAASNHQEQTKSND
- the AIM24 gene encoding Aim24p (weakly similar to uniprot|P47127 Saccharomyces cerevisiae YJR080C FMP26 The authentic non-tagged protein was localized to the mitochondria); this encodes MWRRSISILRPSPTTVIPSNVLSGSQLELKPLFDNHAETTREDGSNVTTTQFQLLGDNPTLASIQVSPSIPLYVRHNSIVSIHDSDRLSNVNVSYNKWFTFWPTLSLSRFDKLVGTNTFNCLVSSRKSSDTLSVLQLNGTQDWIVLNPKSVVSFEGNSSLSIQWFHKWLNYFRWISNKVTVLRSYGKLSGRGNVLLNGNGSVYKLELKSEDDQIILQKNRILAFNGLNKLDFKQAVTFEQTSKSLESDSQPETIHNNEDKIAFMKTVNTTLEFLKTRWHTMSNTDFVRVKGPRTVLVQTDAKSSAQTWPTSTLSLKPAKNYLSFAKIDNGSVNFKNTTSLLEKK